One segment of Deltaproteobacteria bacterium DNA contains the following:
- a CDS encoding heme lyase CcmF/NrfE family subunit — protein sequence MTHLGSLALYLAFLLACYAIIASLLGASRRHSGWIASGEHAAYAVFGCVAMAVVALVHALLSRDFNLEYVSSYSSSTLPIQYTIAALWGGQKGSLLFWTFILTSFSSIVLLQNQARNRELMPYVTATLMAIALFFLGLLCFLTPPFERLAFTPTEGSDLNPLLQNYWMTIHPPSLYLGYVSASVPFAFAIAALATGKLGDVWIRTTRRWALTSWFFLSIGNLLGGRWAYEVLGWGGYWAWDPVENAAIMPWFTATAYLHSIMIQEKKNMLKVWNMALVILTFSLTIFGTFLTRSGVISSVHSFTQSGLGPYFITFLILEICVALGLLFYRLPELKSENELDSMFSREAAFLLNNWVLVGLAFATFWGTVFPVLSEWVRGVKITVGPPFFNKVNGPLGVLLLFLSGVGPIIAWRKASVKSLRRNFTIPALVGTLAGVVFFVLGYRNYYAIVVLSLAGFVLGTIFSEFARGAYARKVMLHESAPQALGRLVSKNPRRYGGYVVHIGVMLMFIGIAGSSFFKIEKQISLQQGDSVEVGRYRVQYANIQSKEDAHIASQVASINVFLDGHSIDTMYPEKRFYKRQQQPATEVAIRPTLRDDLYIVLGGYDEASGLATFQIFVNPLQSWLWIGGIMLVLGTCITMMPTPAERHALALARSETALASGAAAERS from the coding sequence ATGACACATTTGGGCTCGCTTGCTCTGTATCTTGCTTTTCTTCTCGCTTGCTATGCCATTATCGCGAGCCTCTTAGGAGCCTCGCGCCGCCATTCCGGCTGGATCGCTAGCGGCGAACATGCGGCTTACGCGGTCTTTGGCTGTGTGGCAATGGCCGTCGTCGCCCTGGTCCACGCCCTGCTGAGCCGGGATTTCAATCTGGAGTACGTCTCGTCCTATTCCAGCTCTACGCTCCCCATCCAGTACACCATCGCCGCGCTTTGGGGCGGGCAAAAAGGTTCACTCCTCTTCTGGACATTCATTCTGACTTCTTTTTCCTCTATCGTTCTGCTCCAGAACCAGGCCAGAAACCGGGAGCTGATGCCGTATGTGACAGCAACCTTGATGGCGATTGCCCTCTTCTTCCTCGGATTGCTGTGTTTCCTCACCCCGCCGTTCGAGCGTTTGGCGTTTACACCCACGGAAGGGTCAGATCTGAATCCGCTCCTACAGAATTACTGGATGACCATTCACCCGCCCTCTCTCTATTTGGGCTACGTGAGTGCGTCTGTACCTTTTGCCTTTGCCATTGCCGCGCTTGCGACCGGCAAGCTCGGCGATGTGTGGATTCGCACGACGCGGCGGTGGGCGTTGACCTCTTGGTTCTTCCTCTCGATCGGCAACTTGCTCGGCGGGCGGTGGGCCTATGAAGTGCTGGGCTGGGGAGGCTATTGGGCGTGGGACCCGGTGGAAAACGCCGCGATTATGCCGTGGTTCACTGCCACCGCCTACCTGCACTCCATCATGATCCAAGAAAAGAAGAACATGCTGAAGGTATGGAACATGGCGCTGGTCATCCTCACCTTCTCGCTGACGATCTTCGGCACGTTTCTCACGCGCAGCGGTGTCATTTCCTCGGTGCATTCGTTCACACAATCCGGGCTCGGTCCGTATTTCATAACGTTTCTCATCCTAGAAATCTGTGTCGCGTTGGGACTCCTTTTCTATCGTCTGCCGGAGCTGAAGAGCGAAAACGAACTGGATTCCATGTTTTCGCGCGAAGCCGCGTTCTTATTGAACAACTGGGTACTAGTCGGCTTGGCCTTCGCCACGTTCTGGGGCACGGTCTTTCCCGTCCTGTCCGAATGGGTTCGTGGCGTGAAGATTACCGTTGGCCCGCCGTTCTTCAATAAGGTCAATGGGCCTCTCGGCGTGTTGCTCCTTTTTCTTAGTGGAGTGGGACCCATCATTGCCTGGAGAAAGGCGAGCGTCAAAAGTTTACGGCGCAACTTCACCATCCCAGCCCTGGTCGGCACTCTCGCAGGAGTAGTCTTCTTCGTGCTCGGGTACCGGAACTATTACGCCATCGTCGTGCTCTCGCTGGCCGGGTTCGTCCTGGGAACAATCTTTTCCGAGTTCGCTCGTGGGGCCTATGCACGCAAGGTCATGTTGCACGAAAGCGCGCCGCAAGCGCTCGGACGTTTGGTCAGCAAGAATCCTCGACGCTACGGCGGCTATGTGGTCCACATCGGCGTGATGTTGATGTTCATCGGCATCGCCGGATCGTCGTTCTTTAAGATCGAGAAACAAATCTCCCTCCAGCAAGGCGACTCCGTCGAGGTCGGGCGCTACAGAGTGCAGTATGCCAACATCCAAAGCAAAGAGGACGCGCATATCGCCTCACAGGTAGCCTCGATCAACGTCTTTCTCGATGGCCACAGCATCGACACCATGTACCCGGAAAAGCGCTTCTACAAACGGCAACAGCAACCGGCCACGGAAGTAGCCATTCGTCCGACTCTACGGGATGACTTGTACATCGTCCTCGGCGGCTACGACGAGGCATCAGGACTGGCGACGTTCCAGATTTTCGTCAATCCGTTGCAATCGTGGCTCTGGATTGGCGGGATCATGCTCGTGCTTGGCACCTGCATCACGATGATGCCGACCCCCGCGGAGCGCCATGCCTTGGCCCTAGCGCGTTCAGAAACCGCACTGGCAAGCGGCGCGGCGGCGGAGCGTTCGTAG
- a CDS encoding cytochrome c maturation protein CcmE — translation MAKRQFFVGILLVLGAVAYLIYTGIRETSNYYLTIEEFLPQKEAFTNEGIRLAGRVQAGSIQWDPKDLRLQFLLGPFKEQDHATVQSIAIHYQGILPDMFAEGRDVIVEGRYEQGSTLTAKTIMTSCPSKYEPEKPGDQAAAKP, via the coding sequence ATGGCAAAACGTCAATTCTTCGTCGGCATCCTCCTTGTTCTCGGTGCAGTGGCCTATCTCATCTACACTGGCATCCGGGAAACCAGCAATTATTATCTGACCATAGAAGAGTTCCTGCCGCAAAAAGAAGCTTTTACCAACGAAGGCATCCGGTTGGCTGGGCGAGTGCAAGCCGGTTCGATCCAGTGGGACCCGAAAGATCTCCGGCTACAGTTCCTGCTCGGTCCTTTCAAAGAGCAGGACCACGCGACCGTGCAAAGCATTGCCATCCACTACCAAGGTATTCTTCCCGACATGTTTGCCGAAGGCCGGGATGTGATCGTCGAAGGGCGCTACGAACAGGGCAGCACCCTGACAGCAAAAACCATCATGACTAGTTGCCCCTCCAAATACGAGCCAGAAAAACCTGGCGACCAAGCAGCGGCCAAACCGTAG
- the ffh gene encoding signal recognition particle protein, which translates to MFESLGEKLDVVFRRLRGHGKLTEKNVEEALREVRLALLEADVNFRVVRDFIDRIKGQALGQEVFASLSPGQQVIKIVHQELVELLGGQRSELNLAAPPPVVILLAGLNGSGKTTSAGKLARYLKSELKRSPYLIPADTYRPAAIDQLRIIATDIGIAVHPTPTDGSATDPIAVATAGIEAARRQGYDVAIIDTAGRLQIDEELMLELERMKAATSPHQILLVADAMTGQEAVNVAAGFHSRLSLDGVILTKVEGDARGGAALSLRAVTGKPILFIGVGEKPDAFEAFYPDRAASRILGMGDVLSLIEKAEKVYDQKQAEILEKKLRKNQFTLEDFYDQMRMLKKMGSMTDLIAMLPGGKKLMQGADMTAAEKEFKHIEAIICSMTRDERRKPEILNGGRRRRIALGSGTSVAEVNRFLKQYLEAKKMMRKVSQMGMGKMGRGLSSLWGNG; encoded by the coding sequence ATGTTTGAATCTCTTGGCGAAAAGCTTGATGTGGTCTTCCGGCGTCTCCGTGGTCACGGAAAGCTCACGGAGAAAAATGTCGAAGAGGCGCTCCGCGAAGTCCGGTTGGCCCTGTTAGAGGCCGATGTCAATTTTCGTGTGGTCCGCGACTTCATCGACCGTATCAAAGGCCAAGCCTTAGGCCAGGAAGTTTTCGCGAGCCTCTCCCCAGGTCAGCAAGTCATTAAGATCGTCCATCAGGAACTGGTGGAGCTGCTGGGTGGGCAACGTTCCGAATTGAATTTGGCGGCTCCCCCTCCGGTCGTGATTTTGCTCGCGGGGCTCAACGGATCGGGGAAAACCACCAGCGCCGGCAAACTGGCCCGTTATCTGAAAAGCGAACTGAAACGCTCTCCTTACTTGATCCCCGCTGATACGTACCGTCCCGCAGCCATCGACCAGTTGCGTATCATCGCTACGGATATTGGCATCGCGGTCCATCCCACACCGACGGACGGGTCGGCGACGGACCCAATCGCTGTGGCGACCGCCGGAATCGAAGCTGCGCGTCGGCAAGGGTACGATGTGGCGATCATCGATACCGCTGGTCGCTTGCAGATTGACGAAGAGCTGATGTTGGAACTAGAGCGGATGAAAGCCGCGACCTCTCCGCATCAGATTCTGCTGGTGGCCGACGCCATGACCGGTCAGGAAGCGGTGAATGTGGCTGCAGGATTTCATTCTCGCCTGAGCCTGGACGGGGTAATCCTGACCAAAGTCGAAGGCGACGCCCGCGGCGGCGCGGCGCTCTCGCTGCGCGCGGTGACCGGGAAGCCGATTCTGTTCATTGGCGTTGGGGAAAAACCCGATGCCTTCGAGGCGTTCTATCCTGATCGCGCCGCTTCGCGCATCCTCGGCATGGGCGATGTCCTGTCATTGATCGAGAAGGCGGAAAAGGTCTACGATCAGAAACAAGCTGAAATCCTTGAGAAAAAACTACGCAAGAATCAATTCACGCTTGAGGATTTTTACGATCAGATGCGGATGCTCAAGAAGATGGGCTCCATGACTGACTTAATTGCCATGCTCCCTGGCGGCAAGAAGCTCATGCAGGGAGCGGACATGACAGCAGCAGAGAAAGAGTTTAAGCATATTGAGGCCATCATCTGTTCGATGACGAGGGACGAACGGCGGAAGCCGGAAATCCTCAATGGTGGCCGTCGGCGGCGAATCGCGCTGGGAAGCGGCACCTCTGTAGCGGAGGTGAACCGTTTCCTCAAGCAGTATCTTGAAGCTAAAAAGATGATGAGAAAAGTCTCCCAGATGGGGATGGGCAAAATGGGTCGCGGCCTTTCTTCGTTGTGGGGCAACGGATAA
- the rpsP gene encoding 30S ribosomal protein S16 produces the protein MVRIRLARHGAKKKPFYRIVVTDSRSPRDGRYLEQIGYYDPTKNPAVVEIKKEKLDRWLQNGAQPSETVGQLIKKARRAVAVAA, from the coding sequence ATGGTGAGAATCAGACTTGCCCGGCATGGGGCGAAAAAGAAACCGTTTTATCGCATTGTGGTGACCGATTCCCGCTCGCCGCGGGATGGCCGCTACCTCGAACAGATCGGCTATTACGATCCGACCAAAAACCCAGCGGTGGTGGAGATTAAGAAGGAAAAACTGGATCGCTGGCTGCAAAACGGGGCACAGCCGAGCGAGACAGTGGGGCAGCTCATTAAGAAGGCTCGGAGAGCTGTAGCCGTAGCAGCCTGA
- a CDS encoding KH domain-containing protein, producing MKDLVSYLAKSLVNHPDEVEVKEIQGETAAILELRVAKEDLGRIIGKQGRTAKSIRTLLNAVASRTNRKVVLEIVEEK from the coding sequence ATGAAGGATCTCGTCTCATATCTAGCCAAATCTTTGGTCAATCACCCCGACGAAGTCGAGGTGAAAGAAATTCAAGGCGAGACCGCCGCAATCCTCGAACTGCGCGTGGCCAAGGAGGATCTTGGACGGATCATTGGCAAACAAGGCCGTACGGCAAAGTCCATCCGGACGCTGCTCAACGCCGTGGCTTCGCGTACCAATCGCAAAGTTGTTCTAGAAATTGTCGAAGAAAAATAG
- the rimM gene encoding 16S rRNA processing protein RimM produces MSKKNSATSDAQLVSLGRLVNTHGVRGEVKFLPYASPCPTLHKGITVSLQGKTDEVRSLFVEGIRPQPPFFLLRFQGITSLEQAQTLRDSVVVVEADLLPPLAEGEFYYYQVVGVPVFTSGGECLGAIIQVFFSGGHDVWVVQQGEKEYMIPVTEEIVRSIDIPGRRIVIEPLEGLLD; encoded by the coding sequence TTGTCGAAGAAAAATAGCGCTACAAGCGACGCCCAGTTGGTCTCTCTGGGCCGCTTGGTCAACACCCACGGAGTGCGCGGGGAAGTGAAATTCCTTCCCTATGCCTCCCCCTGTCCGACCCTACACAAAGGCATCACCGTTTCCTTGCAAGGAAAGACCGACGAGGTGCGTTCGCTGTTTGTCGAAGGCATACGCCCTCAGCCACCATTTTTTCTGCTGCGATTCCAGGGCATTACCTCCCTCGAACAGGCGCAGACCTTGCGCGATAGTGTGGTGGTAGTCGAGGCGGACCTGTTGCCCCCGTTGGCAGAAGGTGAGTTTTATTACTATCAAGTTGTCGGCGTGCCGGTCTTTACCTCCGGCGGAGAATGCCTGGGCGCGATCATCCAGGTCTTTTTTTCTGGTGGACACGATGTCTGGGTTGTGCAGCAGGGGGAGAAAGAGTACATGATCCCCGTGACCGAAGAGATTGTCCGCTCCATCGATATTCCGGGGCGACGAATTGTGATCGAGCCGCTCGAAGGCCTGTTGGACTAG
- the trmD gene encoding tRNA (guanosine(37)-N1)-methyltransferase TrmD, with protein sequence MHFHVLTIFPEFFTSPFSVSLLKKAQEKNLVSCSAHNLRDYAAGPHRSTDDTPYGGGQGMVMTPGPLVNALETLHQQLGQPWRILLSPQGAPLSQKKVSELATKEALLLVCGRYEGIDERVRAFVDEEISVGDYILNGGEVAALVVIDAVVRLVPGVVGRKESIEEESFCDDLLEHPHYTRPEEFRGLSVPAVLLSGNHAEITRWRRRQALLRTRDRRPDLLARANLSTEERQWLAEKNNE encoded by the coding sequence ATGCATTTTCACGTTCTCACTATTTTCCCCGAGTTCTTTACCTCGCCGTTTTCCGTGAGCCTCCTCAAAAAAGCACAGGAAAAGAATCTTGTCTCTTGTTCCGCTCATAACTTGCGGGATTACGCTGCCGGTCCCCACCGTTCGACGGACGACACGCCCTACGGCGGTGGACAAGGGATGGTTATGACGCCGGGACCCCTCGTCAACGCGCTCGAAACTCTCCATCAGCAACTCGGTCAGCCCTGGCGGATTCTGCTGTCGCCGCAAGGCGCACCTTTGTCGCAAAAGAAGGTATCGGAGCTAGCAACTAAAGAAGCGCTGCTGCTGGTCTGCGGTCGCTACGAAGGCATAGACGAACGGGTTCGTGCCTTCGTCGATGAAGAAATCTCGGTGGGAGACTATATCTTGAACGGCGGTGAAGTGGCGGCTTTGGTGGTGATCGATGCGGTGGTCCGACTCGTGCCCGGCGTGGTCGGGCGCAAGGAATCCATTGAGGAAGAGTCGTTTTGTGACGATCTCCTGGAGCATCCGCACTACACCCGACCCGAAGAATTTCGCGGCCTGTCCGTGCCGGCAGTCTTACTCTCGGGGAATCATGCGGAAATCACTCGCTGGCGGCGTCGCCAAGCACTCTTACGTACTCGTGACCGTCGGCCTGATCTGTTGGCGCGTGCAAATCTCAGCACGGAAGAGCGGCAGTGGTTGGCCGAAAAAAATAATGAGTAA
- a CDS encoding RNA methyltransferase, with translation MADLYLALLHFPVYDKGHNVVTTSITNMDIHDIARSARTYGVTRYFVVSPVRTLRALSEKILDHWRYGYGSSYNETRKDALSLVALADDLDEVIRTMTHESGETPRVVVTSARSGSRRSSFAEVKRFLDTPGAPLLLVLGTGWGLTEEVLDKADIVLEPICGTGTYNHLSVRAAAAIMLDRLRHAR, from the coding sequence ATGGCTGATCTTTACCTCGCCTTGCTCCATTTCCCGGTGTACGATAAGGGCCATAATGTGGTGACGACCTCAATCACCAATATGGATATCCACGATATTGCGCGTTCTGCCCGGACGTATGGCGTGACGCGCTACTTTGTGGTGTCGCCGGTACGGACGCTCCGCGCGTTGTCGGAGAAAATCCTCGATCATTGGCGGTACGGCTACGGCAGTTCGTATAACGAAACCCGCAAAGACGCGCTGTCCTTGGTGGCGCTGGCCGACGATCTCGATGAAGTGATCCGGACGATGACCCACGAATCCGGGGAAACCCCGCGCGTGGTCGTCACCTCTGCCCGCTCGGGATCGCGACGCTCCTCTTTCGCCGAAGTGAAACGATTTCTCGATACACCTGGCGCGCCACTACTCTTGGTGCTGGGAACCGGTTGGGGACTCACTGAAGAAGTGTTGGACAAAGCGGATATTGTGCTTGAGCCCATCTGCGGCACGGGAACGTACAATCATCTCTCCGTCCGGGCGGCGGCGGCAATCATGCTTGACCGTCTCCGCCATGCACGCTAA
- the rplS gene encoding 50S ribosomal protein L19, translating into MSTIVDTEIDAPQLRSDIPDFKAGDTVRVHAKIIEGDKERIQVFEGVVISRANGVGNRATFTVRKVSYGVGVERIFPVHSPRIDKIEVTVRGKVRRAKLYYLRELSGKAARIKGERVRMGSTTKVVVAAPAPAPAATEAQPPAE; encoded by the coding sequence ATGAGCACTATTGTTGATACTGAGATCGATGCCCCTCAACTGCGGTCTGATATCCCGGACTTCAAAGCCGGCGACACCGTGCGCGTGCACGCAAAGATTATCGAAGGCGATAAAGAACGTATTCAGGTGTTTGAAGGCGTGGTGATCAGCCGCGCCAACGGTGTTGGCAATCGCGCCACCTTCACCGTGCGCAAGGTCTCGTACGGCGTCGGCGTCGAGCGCATCTTTCCGGTGCATTCTCCCCGCATCGATAAGATCGAAGTGACGGTGCGTGGCAAAGTGCGCCGCGCCAAACTCTACTACCTGCGGGAACTGTCCGGGAAAGCCGCACGTATCAAAGGCGAACGGGTCCGGATGGGCTCGACAACTAAAGTCGTGGTAGCCGCCCCGGCACCGGCTCCAGCAGCGACAGAAGCACAACCCCCTGCCGAATAG